In Paenibacillus sp. FSL R7-0345, a single window of DNA contains:
- a CDS encoding ABC transporter substrate-binding protein, giving the protein MKKTRASGPVLACLTAFMLAVTGCSGGNSSVSNASRTESPATAAATDGDTGSGNPDISTFRRLTVYTVGNFPQNDTKAVVEEINKYLKEKINAEIDFQGLPWSSWAEKMALAYQSGEQVDLTFAPNWADFANNVAKGAFLPLDDLLDKYGQGIKETLDPRFFDGGTVDGKIYAIPTNKEIGESHTIMFRKDLIDKYGFDVNSINTLEDLEPWLQTIKEKEPAIAPIWLSGSGSDTLGYFDKTRPSMEENFRYELVAGAPAGIVLDTKTDKMIISSMESDTAIYRMKLYSDWFSKGYINKDAATTKTSTEDAFKAGKTWMKFGSDKPDSDKEDSIATGIELVKLKGNDPEISTASVSNSMMAIGRTSIDPERTMMLLNLLHTDKHLVNLIDFGVEGRQYVKVEGKENFIKLPDGIATRADTGWAPGIEWMFGNQTITYLWEGESADKWEKFKAYNEKAHKVKSFGFNFNTDPVKTQVSVVSNIIKEFRPLLETGSLSVDKVLPEYNQKLKANGIEAIRAEVQKQYDAWRAKQP; this is encoded by the coding sequence ATGAAAAAAACAAGAGCTTCTGGCCCGGTGCTTGCTTGTCTGACGGCTTTCATGCTGGCTGTAACCGGCTGCAGCGGGGGCAATTCCAGCGTATCCAATGCCTCCAGGACAGAATCACCGGCGACTGCTGCTGCTACAGACGGAGACACGGGCTCCGGCAATCCCGATATCTCGACTTTCCGCAGGTTGACCGTGTACACTGTTGGGAATTTCCCTCAAAATGACACGAAAGCGGTTGTGGAGGAGATCAATAAATATCTTAAAGAAAAGATCAATGCCGAGATTGACTTTCAAGGACTGCCCTGGTCTTCCTGGGCCGAGAAAATGGCGCTTGCCTACCAGTCCGGAGAACAAGTCGATTTAACCTTTGCTCCTAACTGGGCCGATTTTGCCAACAATGTCGCCAAAGGCGCCTTCCTGCCGCTCGATGATTTGTTAGACAAATACGGGCAGGGGATCAAGGAGACACTGGACCCCCGGTTTTTTGACGGCGGAACCGTGGATGGTAAAATCTACGCGATTCCAACCAATAAGGAAATCGGCGAAAGCCATACCATTATGTTCAGAAAGGATCTTATCGATAAATATGGATTCGATGTGAACTCCATTAATACGCTGGAGGATCTGGAGCCGTGGCTTCAGACCATCAAGGAGAAGGAGCCTGCCATTGCACCGATCTGGCTCTCCGGCAGCGGCTCGGACACCCTGGGGTACTTTGACAAAACCAGGCCGAGCATGGAAGAGAATTTCCGGTATGAGCTGGTGGCCGGCGCTCCCGCCGGAATTGTACTGGATACAAAGACCGACAAGATGATTATCAGCTCCATGGAATCCGACACGGCCATCTACCGGATGAAGCTCTACAGTGACTGGTTCAGTAAAGGCTACATTAATAAAGATGCGGCAACAACCAAGACAAGTACTGAGGACGCTTTCAAGGCTGGGAAAACCTGGATGAAATTTGGATCGGATAAACCGGATTCCGACAAGGAGGATTCCATTGCTACCGGGATCGAGCTTGTTAAACTGAAAGGCAATGATCCCGAAATCAGTACCGCGAGCGTCAGCAATTCCATGATGGCGATCGGGCGAACCTCCATTGATCCGGAACGGACGATGATGCTGCTGAATCTTCTCCATACCGATAAGCATCTTGTTAACCTGATTGATTTTGGTGTAGAGGGCAGACAATATGTCAAAGTAGAGGGGAAAGAGAATTTTATTAAGCTTCCCGATGGTATAGCTACCCGGGCAGATACAGGCTGGGCACCAGGCATTGAGTGGATGTTCGGGAATCAGACCATTACGTATCTATGGGAAGGTGAAAGCGCTGACAAGTGGGAGAAATTCAAAGCCTATAACGAGAAAGCCCATAAAGTAAAATCCTTCGGCTTCAACTTTAATACGGATCCTGTTAAAACGCAGGTGTCGGTGGTCAGCAATATCATCAAGGAATTTCGTCCGCTGCTTGAAACGGGCAGCCTGAGCGTAGACAAGGTGCTGCCGGAATACAATCAAAAGCTGAAAGCCAACGGGATCGAAGCGATCCGTGCAGAGGTTCAGAAGCAATACGATGCCTGGAGAGCAAAGCAGCCATAA
- a CDS encoding carbohydrate ABC transporter permease — MILHLFFIAFSLACILPVLLIVSISLTNEKALTLQGYKFWPEQIDLSAYQYLFSHSQTLAKAYGVSLTVTVAGTFLAVLLIALYAYPLYRKDFPFKKAFNFYLLITMLFSGGLVPFYLLYVNFLDLKDSLIALILPGLSNAFYIFITRTFFQQTVPEEMIESGKLDGASEWRIFFQLVLPISLPVLATIALFTTLMYWNDWFNSMLFINNTDLYSLQYVMIQMIRQAEFFKNQLAGSGVALLVQEAVPTESLRMAMVIVSIGPILFIYPFFQKYFTKGLTIGAIKG, encoded by the coding sequence GTGATCCTTCATCTTTTTTTCATCGCATTCAGTCTGGCCTGCATTCTGCCTGTCCTGCTCATTGTATCTATTTCCTTGACGAACGAAAAAGCACTGACCTTACAAGGGTATAAGTTCTGGCCTGAGCAGATCGATCTGTCTGCTTACCAGTATCTATTCAGCCATTCACAGACGCTTGCCAAAGCCTATGGGGTCAGTCTCACGGTGACGGTTGCCGGGACCTTCCTGGCTGTACTGTTAATTGCTCTATATGCCTACCCGCTATACCGCAAAGACTTTCCCTTCAAAAAAGCCTTTAATTTTTATCTCCTGATAACGATGCTGTTTTCGGGCGGGCTTGTGCCTTTCTATCTGCTGTACGTTAATTTTTTGGATTTGAAGGACTCGCTGATCGCCCTTATTCTTCCGGGGCTTTCAAATGCATTCTATATCTTTATTACCCGGACCTTCTTTCAGCAGACTGTACCGGAGGAAATGATTGAGTCCGGCAAATTGGACGGAGCCTCGGAGTGGCGGATCTTCTTCCAGCTTGTGCTGCCCATATCGCTGCCGGTTCTTGCCACCATTGCGCTGTTCACTACACTGATGTATTGGAACGATTGGTTTAATTCCATGCTCTTTATCAATAATACGGACCTGTACTCTCTGCAGTATGTCATGATTCAAATGATCCGTCAGGCAGAATTTTTTAAGAACCAGCTGGCCGGAAGCGGAGTTGCACTGCTTGTCCAGGAAGCGGTTCCTACTGAAAGTCTCCGGATGGCTATGGTTATTGTCTCAATCGGTCCAATTTTGTTTATCTATCCATTCTTTCAAAAGTACTTTACCAAGGGGCTTACGATTGGAGCCATCAAAGGCTGA
- a CDS encoding ABC transporter permease subunit, giving the protein MLHNIVKYRVLLFMLLPPTIVFFINCYIPMFGLFIAFKNINYVDGIMGSPWAGLDNFRFLFATSDALRVTVNTVAYNVVFIISGLILSVSLAVAVNEVTGRLASRIYQTVMIMPNFLSMVVVSFIVYAFLHPEYGFLVKHILPLFGYSSVNAYMHPNAWPYILWLTKMWHSVGIGSVIYLAAITGISEELYEAAVMDGASKWQQITRITLPLLTPIMVILTILNLGGIFRSDFGLFYHVTLDSGALRSTTDVIDTYVYRGLIQLNDLGMSSAANFYQSVIGFFLVLGANSLARKLNSETALF; this is encoded by the coding sequence ATGTTGCACAACATTGTCAAATACCGGGTGCTGCTGTTCATGCTTCTGCCGCCAACGATTGTTTTCTTTATCAACTGTTATATCCCGATGTTCGGATTGTTCATTGCGTTCAAAAACATCAATTACGTGGATGGAATTATGGGCAGCCCGTGGGCTGGACTTGACAATTTCCGCTTCCTGTTCGCCACCTCCGATGCCTTGCGTGTAACCGTCAATACCGTTGCCTACAATGTTGTGTTTATTATTTCCGGGCTGATTCTTTCCGTATCCCTTGCGGTTGCTGTCAATGAAGTAACCGGCAGGCTGGCTTCACGCATTTATCAGACGGTGATGATTATGCCGAATTTTTTATCCATGGTTGTAGTCAGCTTTATTGTATACGCCTTTCTGCATCCGGAATACGGCTTCCTGGTTAAACACATTCTGCCTTTATTCGGCTATTCCTCAGTGAATGCTTATATGCACCCCAATGCGTGGCCTTATATATTGTGGCTGACCAAGATGTGGCATTCTGTCGGCATAGGCAGTGTCATCTATCTGGCGGCAATCACCGGCATCAGCGAGGAGCTGTACGAAGCTGCAGTAATGGATGGAGCCAGCAAGTGGCAGCAAATCACCAGGATCACACTGCCGCTCCTTACGCCCATCATGGTGATTCTCACCATCCTGAACTTGGGCGGCATTTTCCGGTCAGATTTCGGACTGTTTTACCATGTTACGCTTGATTCCGGCGCGCTTCGCTCTACAACCGATGTTATTGATACGTATGTGTACAGAGGGCTGATTCAGCTCAACGATCTGGGCATGTCCTCAGCGGCCAACTTTTATCAGTCGGTTATCGGGTTCTTCCTTGTGCTCGGAGCAAACAGTCTGGCCCGTAAGCTTAACAGTGAAACGGCACTTTTTTAG
- a CDS encoding beta-galactosidase, protein MSLKSPAISSKAPVMLHGADYNPEQWLKYPEVFKEDIRLMKLAGCNVMSVGIFSWVSLEPEEGVFTFEWMDHVLDTFAENGIYAFLATPSGARPAWMSAKYPEVLRIERNRVRNLHGVRHNHCFTSPVYREKTALINSKLAERYAHHPAVIGWHISNEFGGECHCDYCQNAFRDWLKVKYNGSLEEVNHAWWATFWSHTYTAWEQIESPAPHGETQVHGLNLDWRRFVSEQTINFCSHEMSAVRGYNPELPITTNMHNIDGIDYREMAKILDVVSWDAYPDWGYTEDNDDARLAAWTAMHHDMFRTFKHKPFLLMESTPSLTNWQTVSKLKRPGMHKLSSLQAVAHGSDSVQYFQWRKSRGSSEKFHGAVLDHSGHGETRVFKDVAEVGQILAGLTDVVGTSTPAQTAILYDWDNRWAIKDAQGIRNSGLKFEETVLQHYRALWEQGIPVDIVGSGDDLSRYKLVIAPMLYLISEENGKNIEQYVEQGGTFLATYWSGVVGETDLCHLGGFPGPLRKTLGIWAEETEGLHSRDLNGLVMESGNALGLSGDYDAHEIAELIHLEGAEALGHYRTDFYAGRPALTVNKLGAGEAYHLATRVKDLAFYVELYAAITAKAGITRTLESDLPVGVTAQLRTDGVNEFVFVQNFSGEAQTVKLDGRGYTDLETGTEAPAELALPVNGLALLKRQAK, encoded by the coding sequence ATGAGTCTTAAATCCCCTGCAATCAGCAGCAAGGCCCCGGTCATGCTGCATGGAGCCGATTATAATCCCGAGCAATGGTTGAAATACCCTGAAGTTTTTAAAGAGGATATCCGCCTGATGAAGCTGGCAGGCTGTAACGTAATGTCTGTCGGTATTTTCTCCTGGGTGTCCCTGGAGCCGGAAGAGGGCGTCTTTACCTTCGAATGGATGGATCACGTACTGGATACTTTTGCCGAGAACGGCATTTATGCTTTTCTGGCTACTCCGAGCGGTGCACGCCCGGCATGGATGTCAGCCAAATATCCGGAAGTGCTGCGTATAGAACGCAACCGTGTGCGTAACCTCCATGGCGTCCGCCACAATCACTGCTTCACTTCTCCCGTCTACCGGGAAAAAACAGCGCTGATCAACTCCAAGCTGGCCGAGCGTTACGCTCACCATCCGGCAGTCATCGGCTGGCACATCTCCAATGAGTTCGGCGGGGAATGCCACTGTGATTACTGCCAGAATGCTTTTAGAGATTGGCTGAAAGTGAAATATAACGGCAGTCTGGAAGAGGTTAACCATGCCTGGTGGGCTACCTTCTGGAGTCATACGTATACGGCATGGGAGCAGATTGAATCCCCGGCTCCGCACGGTGAGACCCAGGTTCACGGCCTGAATCTGGACTGGCGCCGGTTTGTCAGTGAGCAGACCATTAATTTCTGCAGCCACGAAATGTCTGCGGTGCGCGGCTACAATCCTGAGCTGCCGATTACGACCAATATGCATAACATCGACGGTATTGACTACCGTGAAATGGCCAAGATCCTCGATGTCGTGTCCTGGGATGCTTACCCGGATTGGGGCTACACGGAAGATAACGATGATGCCCGTCTGGCTGCCTGGACAGCAATGCACCATGACATGTTCCGCACCTTCAAGCATAAGCCGTTTCTGCTGATGGAGAGCACGCCTTCCCTTACCAACTGGCAGACGGTCAGTAAGCTGAAGCGTCCGGGCATGCACAAGCTGTCTTCTCTGCAGGCTGTAGCGCACGGTTCGGATTCCGTACAATACTTCCAGTGGCGCAAGAGCCGCGGCTCCAGCGAGAAATTCCATGGTGCCGTGCTGGATCACAGCGGACATGGTGAAACCCGCGTATTTAAAGATGTAGCTGAAGTGGGCCAGATTCTGGCTGGCCTAACGGATGTGGTGGGTACCTCGACTCCTGCACAGACAGCGATTCTGTACGACTGGGACAACCGCTGGGCAATCAAAGATGCCCAAGGTATCCGCAACTCCGGCCTGAAGTTCGAAGAGACTGTTCTGCAGCACTACCGTGCGCTGTGGGAGCAGGGCATTCCTGTAGATATTGTCGGCTCCGGTGACGACCTGTCCCGCTATAAGCTGGTTATCGCTCCAATGCTGTACCTGATCAGCGAAGAGAACGGGAAGAACATTGAGCAGTATGTAGAGCAGGGCGGTACTTTCCTGGCCACTTACTGGTCGGGAGTTGTAGGCGAGACCGATCTGTGTCATCTGGGAGGCTTCCCTGGACCGCTGCGCAAGACGCTGGGTATTTGGGCAGAAGAGACAGAGGGACTGCACAGCCGTGATCTAAACGGCCTGGTAATGGAAAGCGGCAACGCCCTGGGCTTGTCCGGCGATTATGATGCGCATGAAATTGCCGAGCTGATTCACCTGGAAGGTGCTGAAGCGCTCGGACACTACCGTACCGACTTCTATGCCGGACGCCCGGCACTGACCGTTAACAAGCTGGGTGCAGGTGAAGCCTATCATCTGGCAACCCGTGTCAAGGACCTGGCGTTCTATGTGGAGCTGTATGCTGCGATTACTGCCAAAGCAGGAATCACCCGCACGCTGGAGTCGGACCTGCCGGTAGGCGTGACTGCACAGCTGCGTACGGACGGCGTAAACGAATTTGTTTTCGTACAGAACTTTAGCGGCGAAGCACAGACCGTGAAGCTGGACGGCCGCGGCTATACCGATCTGGAAACTGGCACTGAGGCTCCTGCAGAGCTCGCGTTGCCGGTGAACGGATTGGCGCTGCTGAAGCGTCAGGCGAAGTAA
- a CDS encoding AraC family transcriptional regulator codes for MLPFSLVELPRQPDEFPLYPYSVGHHIQYHHVRPGGFPVHQVFLIRSGSGLFRDLTDGTETVLSPGMVFAFPPDRGHEYYPLSHEPWHLAFIGFDGKQSAPVLEGLRLLPSVPVMAERFEECWEAIAGIWHTVDRHNAARLDEQTMQELSVTLYRLLLMLRRGDSSLNQTERPETETVRNDALQKAVSLINEHFTEPLLIANLASAVGYSVQHFQRLFLQEYDVTPHKYLQNLRLQRALQMITESPERPVQDLALNVGMETNYFIRVFRKTYGCTPGVMRSRLAVERELPSE; via the coding sequence TTGCTCCCTTTTTCCCTGGTCGAGCTGCCCCGCCAGCCTGATGAATTCCCGCTTTATCCTTACTCTGTAGGCCATCATATCCAGTACCATCATGTCCGCCCTGGCGGCTTCCCGGTTCATCAGGTGTTCCTGATCCGCAGCGGCAGCGGGCTGTTCCGCGATCTTACGGACGGCACGGAAACGGTGCTAAGTCCGGGGATGGTGTTTGCTTTTCCGCCTGACCGGGGACACGAATACTATCCGCTGTCCCATGAGCCTTGGCATTTGGCTTTTATCGGCTTTGACGGCAAACAGTCTGCGCCGGTACTGGAAGGGCTGCGCCTGCTGCCTTCTGTGCCTGTTATGGCCGAACGGTTCGAGGAGTGCTGGGAGGCTATCGCCGGAATCTGGCATACGGTGGACCGGCATAATGCTGCCCGGCTGGATGAACAGACGATGCAGGAGCTGTCCGTTACCCTGTACAGGCTGCTGCTGATGCTGCGCCGGGGCGATTCCTCCCTTAACCAGACTGAGCGGCCGGAGACCGAAACCGTCCGCAACGATGCGCTGCAAAAAGCGGTCAGCCTGATCAACGAGCATTTTACCGAACCGCTGCTGATCGCCAATCTGGCTTCTGCGGTCGGCTATTCGGTGCAGCATTTCCAGCGCCTGTTCCTGCAGGAATACGATGTCACACCGCATAAATACTTGCAGAACCTGCGGCTGCAGCGGGCGCTGCAGATGATTACCGAGAGTCCCGAGCGGCCGGTGCAGGATCTGGCGCTGAACGTGGGCATGGAGACGAATTATTTTATCCGGGTATTCCGCAAAACTTACGGCTGTACACCGGGTGTCATGCGCAGCCGTCTTGCAGTTGAGCGGGAGCTTCCTTCGGAATAG
- a CDS encoding DegV family protein, with translation MKSIAWVTDSTSTIDSEFAMNNHVYIVPLRLIVNNECYKENIDINADQFYDKMRQNDKVGSSQPPIGEFVELYERLKEEYDEIIAIHCSSELSGTYQTSMQAADIAGVTVIGIDSKVGAYPIREMILRGVHWQHTGCSALEIKSRIENIIEEMSFYLIPASLSQLHRSGRLSGSQLVLGQLMRIHLLLKFDEGKIIVVDKIRTFKKTKQKLLEILHQDIRLIQDICIMHANNMGEALSLESAIKEMSPAVRTEIMTFVPVVGVHMGEGTLALSWINKTAVNSIPVPNRELEPALRG, from the coding sequence ATGAAATCCATCGCCTGGGTAACCGACAGCACCAGTACAATTGATTCTGAGTTTGCCATGAATAACCATGTGTATATTGTTCCTCTACGTCTAATTGTAAATAATGAATGTTATAAAGAAAATATCGATATTAACGCCGATCAGTTCTATGATAAAATGCGCCAGAATGACAAGGTGGGCAGCTCCCAGCCGCCGATCGGCGAGTTCGTGGAGTTATATGAGCGCTTAAAGGAAGAGTATGACGAAATCATTGCGATTCATTGCTCCTCCGAGCTTAGCGGTACATACCAGACCTCGATGCAGGCGGCGGATATCGCCGGGGTTACAGTAATTGGTATTGATTCAAAAGTAGGCGCTTACCCGATCCGGGAGATGATTCTGCGCGGCGTTCACTGGCAGCACACCGGCTGCTCGGCGTTGGAAATCAAGAGCAGAATCGAAAATATCATTGAAGAGATGTCTTTCTATCTGATCCCTGCCAGCCTGAGCCAGCTGCACCGCAGCGGACGGCTCTCCGGCTCTCAGCTTGTACTGGGCCAGCTGATGCGGATTCATCTGCTGCTGAAGTTCGATGAGGGCAAAATTATCGTCGTGGACAAAATCCGCACCTTCAAGAAGACCAAGCAAAAATTGCTGGAGATACTCCACCAGGATATCCGGCTGATCCAGGACATTTGCATAATGCATGCCAATAATATGGGAGAGGCGCTGAGCCTGGAGTCGGCCATTAAGGAAATGTCACCTGCTGTACGAACAGAAATCATGACATTTGTTCCGGTGGTGGGTGTTCATATGGGCGAAGGAACGCTTGCGCTTTCATGGATTAATAAGACGGCGGTTAACAGTATCCCCGTTCCAAATAGAGAGCTGGAGCCTGCGCTTCGGGGTTGA
- a CDS encoding Dabb family protein, whose translation MIVNHLMLKLKDPSPEHIEYIQTVLLGMSGKIDVLLDIQAETNVRSGPSAYDLILITKFASLADMEEYLIHPAHQEVAEVMGTAIETQASVCCEV comes from the coding sequence ATGATAGTAAATCATCTGATGTTAAAGCTGAAGGATCCAAGCCCTGAGCATATCGAGTACATTCAGACTGTTCTGCTGGGCATGAGCGGGAAAATAGACGTGCTTCTCGATATTCAGGCTGAGACTAACGTTCGTTCCGGCCCTTCAGCCTATGATCTGATTCTGATCACCAAGTTTGCTTCCCTGGCAGACATGGAGGAGTACCTTATACACCCGGCTCACCAGGAGGTAGCGGAAGTGATGGGTACGGCGATTGAAACGCAGGCTTCTGTCTGCTGTGAGGTCTGA
- a CDS encoding nuclear transport factor 2 family protein, producing the protein MEITLLPQVIQDFIAAANKPDPDAYVNCFSEDAMVHDEGKEWAGKAAISQWSAEHHFGANITLKPERVKGHEEEIAVAFEVDGDFDKTGLPDPLYLDFHFQIRDDKIKQLAIQLSIG; encoded by the coding sequence ATGGAGATTACTTTACTTCCGCAAGTGATTCAAGATTTTATAGCTGCCGCCAATAAACCCGATCCGGATGCTTATGTGAATTGCTTTTCGGAGGATGCAATGGTTCACGATGAGGGCAAAGAGTGGGCAGGCAAAGCTGCTATATCACAATGGAGTGCTGAACATCACTTTGGTGCTAACATAACGCTTAAACCGGAACGAGTTAAAGGTCATGAAGAAGAAATCGCAGTGGCTTTTGAAGTAGACGGGGATTTCGACAAAACAGGCCTTCCGGATCCTCTATATTTGGATTTTCATTTTCAGATCCGCGACGATAAAATTAAACAGCTTGCGATACAGCTGTCAATCGGATAA
- a CDS encoding SDR family oxidoreductase, giving the protein MNSRPYLLDMSKEFTGKRVLVTGGTRGIGLAIVKRLHAAGAEVMATARSVPEALPEGVGFIQADVSLPEGVDHLVQQTIEQLGGLDILINNVGGSSTSTAGALALTDEDWQTTFTANLFSSVRLDRGFLPYMTGQQSGVIVHISSIQRKLPGIMTMPYSAAKAALVNYSKNLATQFGPKGIRINALAPGFTETESAERLIGRMAEQAGTDYTAARQQLMDELGGIPLGRPAKPEEVAELAAFLASERASYITGCEYVIDGGTIRTV; this is encoded by the coding sequence ATGAATAGCAGGCCTTACTTACTAGATATGAGCAAAGAATTTACAGGTAAAAGAGTACTGGTGACCGGCGGCACCCGGGGGATCGGCCTCGCGATCGTAAAGCGCCTGCATGCGGCGGGAGCTGAGGTCATGGCTACGGCAAGATCTGTACCTGAGGCATTACCGGAGGGAGTAGGGTTCATTCAGGCCGATGTGAGTCTTCCGGAAGGTGTGGATCATCTCGTTCAGCAGACGATAGAACAGCTCGGGGGTCTGGATATTTTGATTAACAATGTGGGCGGCTCCTCTACAAGTACAGCAGGAGCGTTAGCCTTAACAGATGAAGACTGGCAAACCACGTTCACTGCTAACCTGTTTTCTTCCGTCCGGCTCGACCGCGGGTTTCTGCCTTACATGACCGGACAGCAAAGCGGTGTGATTGTCCATATCTCCTCGATTCAACGTAAGCTTCCCGGCATCATGACCATGCCTTATTCGGCTGCCAAAGCTGCACTCGTCAACTATAGTAAGAACCTGGCTACCCAGTTCGGACCTAAGGGGATAAGAATTAATGCACTGGCACCGGGATTTACCGAGACGGAATCGGCGGAACGCCTAATCGGGAGGATGGCTGAACAGGCTGGAACGGACTATACTGCTGCGCGCCAGCAGTTAATGGACGAGCTTGGCGGCATTCCACTTGGCCGGCCGGCCAAACCTGAGGAGGTTGCCGAGCTCGCCGCCTTCCTTGCCTCAGAAAGAGCCTCTTATATTACCGGCTGTGAGTATGTCATTGACGGCGGAACGATCCGCACCGTGTAA
- a CDS encoding YafY family protein: MQISRLLQMTYILLEKGTVTAPELAERFEVSVRTVYRDVEALSQAGIPVYTSQGKGGGISLTDRFVLNKSLLTDKEQDEILFALQSLSAARLPDLGEAFSKLSSLFRKNSTSWIEVDFSPWGSGQKQKELYTLLKQAILEHTVISFTYLSGAGEHISRKAAPMKLLFKDRAWYVEAYCFEKHASRTFKITRMSNVQLLDGDGIQLLELQQKARGTADTSRKEGKGNEMPGISLVLNVEPAAAYRIVDEFKEEDIVKLEDGSFLVNTDMPSGEWLIQYLFSYGDLLEVVEPESLRLEMKARTAKMAGKYLG, encoded by the coding sequence ATGCAGATCAGCAGACTGCTTCAAATGACTTATATTTTACTGGAAAAGGGGACGGTTACGGCACCGGAGCTGGCTGAGCGGTTCGAGGTGTCGGTCAGAACGGTCTACAGGGACGTTGAAGCCTTGAGCCAGGCCGGAATTCCGGTCTATACAAGTCAAGGAAAAGGTGGCGGTATTTCTCTGACTGACAGGTTTGTCCTGAATAAATCCTTGCTGACTGATAAGGAGCAGGATGAAATCCTGTTTGCCCTGCAGAGCCTGTCCGCAGCCCGGCTGCCTGATTTGGGTGAGGCCTTCTCCAAGCTGAGCAGCCTGTTCAGGAAGAATAGCACCAGCTGGATTGAAGTCGATTTCTCGCCATGGGGCAGCGGGCAAAAGCAAAAAGAGCTCTATACCTTGCTGAAGCAGGCTATTTTGGAGCATACAGTGATTTCATTTACCTACTTGAGTGGGGCCGGAGAACACATAAGCCGGAAAGCTGCACCAATGAAGCTGCTGTTCAAAGATAGAGCCTGGTACGTTGAGGCGTACTGTTTTGAAAAACATGCGTCCAGAACCTTTAAGATTACCAGGATGTCGAATGTACAGCTTTTAGACGGGGACGGGATTCAGCTCTTGGAGCTTCAGCAGAAGGCGAGGGGGACGGCCGATACTTCCCGTAAAGAAGGTAAGGGTAATGAAATGCCGGGAATCTCTCTGGTATTAAATGTAGAGCCGGCGGCAGCCTACCGCATCGTGGATGAATTTAAGGAAGAGGATATCGTGAAGCTCGAGGACGGCTCTTTCCTTGTCAATACAGATATGCCCTCCGGAGAATGGCTTATTCAATATCTTTTTTCGTATGGAGATTTACTGGAGGTAGTGGAGCCGGAATCCCTCAGGCTGGAGATGAAAGCCCGCACAGCCAAAATGGCCGGAAAATATTTAGGATAA
- a CDS encoding ABC transporter ATP-binding protein, with the protein MTKGLQMSELTKYYNEGSNRIVALDHVSISVEPGEFVAVVGPSGSGKSTFLSIAGALLKASEGEVKLNGHNISTLTAQELADTRLKEIGFIMQSSNLVPYLNVLDQLLIIKRMSGKVRREDNEFAAKLLEKLGLGSKLKSFPEELSGGEKQRTAIARALINNPNIILADEPTASLDTRRAHEVVSLIAQEVNSGQKAAIMVTHDERMLEYCDKVYRMEDGKLSLQ; encoded by the coding sequence ATGACTAAGGGATTACAAATGAGTGAACTCACAAAGTATTATAACGAAGGCAGCAATCGCATTGTTGCACTCGATCATGTGTCCATATCAGTGGAGCCCGGGGAATTTGTTGCGGTAGTTGGACCGTCAGGTTCAGGTAAAAGTACCTTTTTGTCCATTGCCGGAGCGCTGCTTAAAGCTTCAGAAGGAGAAGTTAAGCTGAATGGACATAATATTTCTACGCTTACTGCTCAAGAGCTGGCGGATACAAGACTAAAAGAAATCGGATTTATTATGCAGTCCTCGAATTTGGTACCCTATTTGAATGTGCTTGATCAGCTGCTCATTATAAAAAGGATGTCGGGAAAGGTTAGAAGAGAGGATAATGAATTTGCCGCTAAGCTGCTGGAAAAGCTGGGGCTGGGCTCGAAGCTAAAGAGCTTTCCGGAAGAGCTGTCCGGCGGTGAGAAACAGCGGACAGCGATTGCCCGTGCCCTGATTAATAATCCCAATATCATCTTAGCGGATGAGCCGACAGCAAGCTTGGATACCAGACGTGCCCATGAAGTGGTCAGTCTAATTGCACAAGAGGTGAATTCAGGCCAGAAAGCGGCGATTATGGTTACTCACGATGAGCGTATGCTTGAATACTGCGACAAGGTATACCGGATGGAAGACGGTAAATTGTCTTTGCAATAG